The Methylobacterium sp. PvR107 genome contains a region encoding:
- a CDS encoding alcohol dehydrogenase catalytic domain-containing protein, producing MCEHVEDAIIRVTRTSICGSDLHLYHGMVPDTRVGMTFGHEFTVVVFGAGPVGRRSGTASPSGRIG from the coding sequence GTGTGCGAGCATGTTGAGGATGCGATCATCCGGGTTACGCGGACCAGCATCTGCGGATCTGATCTTCACCTGTACCATGGCATGGTGCCGGATACGCGCGTCGGCATGACGTTCGGCCACGAATTCACGGTCGTGGTCTTCGGTGCCGGACCGGTCGGCAGGCGTTCCGGTACAGCGAGTCCCAGTGGGCGCATTGGCTGA
- a CDS encoding helix-turn-helix transcriptional regulator — protein sequence MPAGSETLLGTYLRDRRAKLDPAALGFAGRRRTPGLRREEVAQRANISATWYTWLEQGRGGAPSADVLNRIATGLMLTEPEREHIFMLALGRPPEVRYRPAAGITPRLQRLLDTLETSPALVKTATWDVVAWNPAAAVVLTDWATVPPGERNILRRMFGDPRVRAAQHDWESVARVVVGAFRADAARAGAVSEVGALVDELCRTSPDFAALWRENDVHPHGDGVKQIRHPVLGWIELEYSAFAVDGRPDLGLIVYSPVAEVVRDRIRTLLQERRPERP from the coding sequence ATGCCGGCCGGTTCCGAGACGCTTCTGGGCACATACCTGCGAGACCGGCGCGCCAAGCTCGATCCGGCCGCCCTCGGCTTCGCCGGGCGGCGGCGCACGCCGGGCCTGCGTCGGGAGGAGGTCGCCCAGCGCGCGAACATCAGCGCGACCTGGTACACGTGGCTGGAGCAGGGGCGCGGCGGCGCGCCCTCGGCGGACGTGCTGAACCGCATCGCCACCGGGCTGATGCTGACCGAGCCCGAACGCGAGCACATCTTCATGCTGGCCCTCGGCCGGCCGCCGGAGGTCCGCTACAGGCCGGCCGCGGGGATCACGCCGCGGCTGCAGCGGCTGCTCGACACGCTCGAGACCAGCCCGGCGCTGGTCAAGACCGCGACCTGGGACGTCGTCGCCTGGAACCCGGCCGCCGCCGTGGTGCTGACCGACTGGGCCACCGTCCCGCCCGGTGAGCGCAACATCCTGCGCCGCATGTTCGGTGACCCGCGGGTGCGGGCGGCGCAGCACGATTGGGAAAGCGTGGCCCGGGTCGTGGTCGGCGCGTTCCGGGCGGATGCGGCCCGGGCCGGCGCCGTGTCGGAGGTCGGCGCGCTGGTGGACGAGCTCTGCCGGACCAGCCCGGACTTCGCCGCCCTGTGGCGCGAGAACGACGTCCACCCGCACGGGGACGGGGTCAAGCAGATCCGGCACCCCGTCCTGGGCTGGATCGAGCTGGAATACTCGGCCTTCGCGGTCGACGGCCGGCCCGATCTCGGCCTGATCGTCTACAGCCCGGTCGCCGAGGTCGTCCGCGACCGGATCCGCACGCTGCTGCAGGAGCGCCGGCCGGAACGGCCCTAG